Below is a window of Deltaproteobacteria bacterium DNA.
GACGCGCGCGAGGTCCTCGCCGGTGCAGCCGTACTCGTGCATGTAGCGCTGTGTGTACATGGCCACCCACGAGGCCGGAGTGAGCAACCCGAACGGCAGGTACCAGCTCCAGTGGATCAGGTCCGCCGTGACGATGCCCTCGGAGATCCCCGTGCTGTAGCGGCGCCCCGAGCGCTCGTTGAAGGCGCGGTAGACCACCACGCACTCCGCAGCGCCGGTCGCGACCGCCATCACCGCGTGCTGCACCACGCCGATCGCCGCGCCACCGCCGTAAGGCACGCGGCTATAGAAGGTGAGATCGCCGGCGCCGATGGCGCGCGCCAGCTCGATCTCGTCGCTGGTGTCCATGGTGAAGGTGGTCATTCCGTCGACGTCGCCGGGCGTCAGCCCCGCGTCGTCGAGCGCCGCCTTCACTGCCTCGCAGGCGAGCTGCAGCTCGGAGCGACCGGAGTTCTTCGAGAACTCGGTCTGCCCGATACCCACGATGGCGGCTCGATCGCGAAGCGGTCGGGTCACGGGTCAGGCGCCTCGCGGCAGATCGAGCCGCACGCTGCCGGTCACGTGATCGCCCCAACCGTTCCGGCCCACGATCTCGACGGTCACCGTCGCCGTGCTCTCGTCGCGCGACGAGACGGTCCCGCTGAACTTCATCGTGTCGCCGGGCAGATTCGGCGCGCCGAGCTTGATCGCGACCTCGCGCAGGATCGCGTCGGGCCCGGCCCAGTCGGTGACGTAGCGTCCGACCAGCCCGTTCGTCGTCAGGATGTTCATGAACACGTCCGACATTCCCTGCGCCTGTGCCGCCGCCCGATCGTGGTGCACCGGCGTGAAGTCGCGCGACGCGAGCGCGCCGCCGACGATCAGCGTGCTCGTGATCGGGATCTCCAGCGCCGGAAGTCGGTCACCCACGCGGACCGCAGCGAAGAATCGTGTGCTCGACATCCGCCGCCCTCCGCCTACGCCGGGTAGAAGACCGGGAGCGAGAGCGCTCCGTCGACGTTCTCGATCCTCGCCTGCACGCGCATGCCGATGCGAATCGCCGACGTCTCGCAGCCAGCCAGGTTGGCGACCAGGCGAGTCCCCTCGTCGAGATCGACCAGCACC
It encodes the following:
- a CDS encoding acyl dehydratase; the encoded protein is MSSTRFFAAVRVGDRLPALEIPITSTLIVGGALASRDFTPVHHDRAAAQAQGMSDVFMNILTTNGLVGRYVTDWAGPDAILREVAIKLGAPNLPGDTMKFSGTVSSRDESTATVTVEIVGRNGWGDHVTGSVRLDLPRGA